From a region of the Alnus glutinosa chromosome 1, dhAlnGlut1.1, whole genome shotgun sequence genome:
- the LOC133860832 gene encoding B3 domain-containing transcription factor VRN1-like, with protein sequence MAANNKSTTPQTRVVPNWSHDHRRPSSSMAGRPSHFFKTIVPSNINDQKLRIPESFVRQFEDELSAVATLTVPYGHSWQVGLEKAKKKIWFHHGWQDFVEYHSIRCGYFLIFRYDGNSKFRVLVLDDSATEIQYPRSKSCKFEDQVDVMESDDAKRSRQDHKSKSEEHEENMLVGKRGRERAIQAARLMLKPTSPSFMAILRPYHIRQRTLYVPVEFSIKYLSGHDEFVELQTCDGRQWRARCGDHRGNSAKNIGWAQFLGDNNLKEGDVCVFELLKRKPVVLNVSIFHAADYVNGV encoded by the exons ATGGCAGCTAATAACAAATCAACGACTCCCCAGACTCGAGTGGTGCCCAACTGGAGTCATGATCACCGGCGCCCGTCAAGTTCTATGGCCGGTAGACCGTCTCACTTCTTCAAGACAATAGTCCCCTCTAACATCAACGACCAAAAACTG AGGATTCCTGAAAGTTTTGTAAGGCAATTTGAGGATGAACTGTCGGCTGTTGCTACACTCACTGTTCCCTATGGTCATTCTTGGCAAGTGGGATTGGAGAAAGCTAAAAAGAAGATTTGGTTTCACCACGGTTGGCAGGATTTCGTTGAATACCATTCTATTCGCTGTGGGTATTTTTTAATCTTCAGGTATGACGGAAATTCAAAATTTCGTGTTCTTGTACTTGATGATAGTGCAACCGAGATTCAGTATCCACGGAGCAAGAGTTGTAAATTTGAAGATCAAGTGGACGTAATGGAATCAGATGATGCAAAAAGGTCAAGGCAAGATCACAAGTCGAAGTCCGAAGAACATGAGGAAAACATGTTAGTtggaaaaagaggaagagagagagcaatcCAAGCAGCCAGATTAATGTTGAAGCCTACAAGTCCTTCGTTCATGGCCATCTTGCGCCCATATCATATACGTCAACGAACTTTG TATGTGCCTGTCGAATTTTCTATCAAGTATCTTAGTGGGCATGATGAGTTTGTCGAGCTTCAGACTTGTGATGGAAGACAATGGCGTGCCCGGTGCGGTGACCATCGTGGTAACTCAGCAAAGAATATAGGGTGGGCTCAGTTTCTAGGAGACAATAACTTAAAAGAAGGAGATGTGTGTGTCTTCGAGCTGCTCAAGAGGAAGCCTGTTGTGCTTAACGTCTCAATATTTCACGCGGCTGACTATGTCAATGGTGTTTGA